Proteins from a genomic interval of Sulfurimonas sp. HSL3-2:
- a CDS encoding GGDEF and EAL domain-containing protein, which produces MKYEDTHLLLTDSLTYLKSRVSLVQDVLNMRIGNLILIDIDNFNSINNLYGMESGDTVLIETANYIKQVAQERGYEAYRVTSNEFALLDYDAKIDFEDIYEDVQNIIEQMSKYDIYLDAISDIINIHVTIGFATAEDMILEKASSALQHAKKNYLKFSAYSNITNDIKTLSNYIYWNNEIKKAIENDNIQPFFQPILNRDEKIIKHEVLMRLVQDNGAEKTYVSPVQFLDISIQTKRYNELSKIIIFKALNMLKTSENSFSINFAYQDIKNKELIHSLYRFLEENPDVAKRCTFEILESELIEDTQMLLSFINKVRKYGVQIAIDDFGIGFSNLEMILSSQPDIIKIDGSLVKNVDIDSKALTLVEAIVAFSHKMGIKVVAEYVHSKEVYDILKNTDVDMFQGYYFSKPVFTPN; this is translated from the coding sequence ATGAAATATGAAGATACGCATTTATTATTGACGGATTCTCTTACCTATTTAAAAAGCAGAGTATCTTTAGTCCAAGATGTTTTAAATATGCGTATCGGAAACTTGATCTTAATAGATATAGACAACTTCAACTCCATTAACAATCTTTACGGCATGGAATCAGGGGATACGGTCCTTATAGAGACGGCAAACTATATTAAGCAGGTCGCCCAAGAGAGAGGATATGAAGCGTACCGTGTCACTTCCAATGAGTTCGCTCTGTTGGACTATGATGCAAAAATCGATTTTGAAGACATCTATGAGGATGTTCAAAATATAATAGAACAGATGTCAAAGTATGATATATACTTAGATGCTATCAGCGACATCATAAACATACATGTCACCATAGGCTTTGCAACAGCAGAAGATATGATACTTGAAAAAGCCAGCAGCGCCTTGCAGCATGCTAAAAAGAACTACCTTAAATTTTCGGCGTATTCAAATATAACAAACGACATCAAGACTCTCTCAAACTATATCTACTGGAACAACGAGATCAAAAAAGCGATCGAAAACGACAATATACAGCCATTTTTTCAGCCGATCCTCAACAGAGACGAGAAGATCATAAAGCATGAAGTACTTATGCGTCTTGTCCAAGATAACGGAGCGGAAAAGACCTACGTCTCGCCTGTCCAGTTTTTAGATATATCCATACAGACCAAAAGATATAACGAACTCTCCAAGATCATCATCTTTAAAGCACTAAATATGCTAAAGACCAGTGAGAACTCTTTTTCCATCAACTTCGCCTATCAGGATATAAAAAACAAAGAGCTTATCCACTCACTTTATAGATTTTTAGAAGAGAATCCCGATGTGGCAAAACGCTGTACATTCGAGATACTAGAAAGCGAACTCATCGAAGACACTCAGATGCTGCTTTCGTTTATAAACAAGGTCAGAAAGTACGGTGTACAGATAGCCATCGATGATTTTGGAATCGGGTTTTCAAATCTTGAGATGATACTTTCAAGCCAGCCTGACATCATAAAGATAGACGGCAGTCTGGTTAAGAATGTAGATATAGACTCCAAAGCTCTTACTTTAGTCGAAGCGATAGTCGCATTTTCACATAAGATGGGCATAAAAGTCGTTGCTGAATATGTCCACAGCAAAGAGGTATACGACATCTTAAAAAATACGGATGTTGATATGTTTCAAGGATATTACTTTTCTAAACCCGTGTTTACTCCTAATTAG
- a CDS encoding ABC transporter ATP-binding protein, with protein MQSNNIIEISSCSFKYQQNEKNTLDMEPLHVRSGEHIFLHGKSGSGKTTFLNILCGIIEPDENDIKILQTDFTRLSASQKDRFRADNYGTIFQQFNLLPYLSVKENISLACGFSKQKSLHVSDMDSEIKRLLDALDLSPALLHTPAMNLSVGEQQRVAVARALIGSPKIIIADEPTSALDSDTKERFMELLFAQVEAQDSTLIFVSHDRSLSSYFETHYDFADINRAVK; from the coding sequence ATGCAGTCAAATAACATAATCGAGATCTCATCTTGTAGCTTTAAATACCAGCAAAATGAAAAAAATACATTAGATATGGAACCCTTACATGTAAGAAGCGGTGAACATATCTTTTTGCATGGTAAAAGCGGAAGCGGCAAGACTACATTTTTAAACATACTATGCGGTATTATCGAACCCGATGAGAACGATATCAAGATACTTCAAACAGATTTTACAAGACTTTCAGCATCACAAAAAGACAGATTTCGCGCCGATAACTACGGGACGATATTTCAACAGTTCAATCTTCTGCCTTATCTCAGTGTAAAAGAAAACATATCTCTTGCCTGTGGGTTTTCAAAACAAAAATCCTTACATGTAAGCGATATGGACTCTGAAATAAAAAGACTTCTTGATGCCTTAGATCTCTCACCTGCTCTGCTACATACTCCCGCTATGAACCTAAGTGTGGGTGAACAGCAGCGTGTGGCAGTCGCACGCGCACTTATCGGCTCTCCTAAGATCATCATCGCGGATGAACCGACCTCCGCACTAGACAGCGATACAAAAGAGAGGTTTATGGAACTGCTTTTTGCACAAGTAGAGGCGCAAGACTCGACGCTTATCTTCGTAAGCCACGACAGATCACTCTCTTCATACTTTGAAACACATTACGATTTTGCAGATATAAACAGGGCTGTCAAATGA
- a CDS encoding FtsX-like permease family protein, with the protein MRILWLLTFKSIYNRRTAFILSIISIAISVVLLLGIDRITKASKEHFLNTINRTDLIVAAPNGSLDILLNLIFHMSDPLKEVDYSAYESVSKLEGVKWAVPLSVGDSFKSYDAVSTTNGYFQYYRYSTSKRLEFAQGGDFKKFFDVVVGSDVAKTLKLQIGETIHLSHSSGPDAHAHANRDFHICGILKPTGTPNDESVFFQLKADEAIHIEWQSGHFVDMHISSDKLAHMGIVPKHISGILVGLKNRSDVLGAAEKIEHLKGHNLKAVIPAKALSKLYKLMKNMQDILTVISGMVFIAAIFGMISTMLATLNDRRREIAILRSLGATVKSIFFLFAMEAFIIVTGGIILGNIVLGMLIFANNTFLNKVLQIGYLPDIYESSLLLVMIIAAIIVSVIPAIKSYKNSLQDGLMVKI; encoded by the coding sequence ATGAGAATATTATGGCTGCTTACTTTTAAAAGTATCTACAACCGAAGAACGGCATTTATACTCTCTATCATCTCTATCGCTATAAGTGTCGTACTGCTTTTAGGCATAGACAGAATCACTAAAGCAAGTAAAGAACATTTCTTAAACACCATAAACCGTACGGATCTCATTGTCGCGGCACCAAACGGCTCGCTTGACATACTTTTAAACCTTATCTTTCATATGTCTGACCCTCTTAAAGAGGTAGATTACAGTGCATATGAGAGCGTGTCAAAACTTGAGGGAGTCAAATGGGCGGTACCGCTCTCTGTCGGAGATTCATTTAAAAGCTATGATGCAGTTTCTACGACAAACGGCTATTTTCAATACTACAGATACTCGACATCAAAAAGATTAGAGTTTGCCCAAGGCGGAGATTTTAAAAAGTTTTTCGATGTAGTTGTCGGAAGCGATGTGGCAAAGACACTGAAGCTGCAGATCGGAGAGACTATCCATCTCTCGCACTCAAGCGGTCCAGATGCGCATGCCCATGCCAACCGTGATTTTCATATCTGCGGGATACTAAAACCTACGGGTACGCCAAATGACGAAAGCGTGTTTTTTCAGCTAAAAGCGGATGAAGCGATCCATATAGAGTGGCAAAGCGGACATTTTGTAGATATGCATATCTCATCAGATAAACTCGCACATATGGGTATAGTTCCAAAACATATAAGCGGTATCTTAGTAGGCTTGAAAAACCGCAGCGATGTACTTGGTGCCGCAGAAAAAATAGAACATCTTAAAGGCCACAACCTAAAAGCAGTCATACCTGCTAAAGCACTCTCAAAACTCTATAAGTTGATGAAGAATATGCAGGACATACTCACAGTGATATCCGGTATGGTCTTCATCGCTGCGATCTTTGGGATGATATCCACAATGCTTGCGACTCTAAATGACAGAAGACGCGAGATAGCCATACTGAGAAGTCTGGGTGCGACTGTTAAAAGCATCTTCTTTCTTTTTGCCATGGAAGCTTTTATCATCGTCACAGGCGGTATTATTTTGGGAAATATAGTCTTGGGAATGCTGATCTTTGCTAACAACACATTTTTAAATAAAGTACTGCAGATCGGCTATCTGCCTGATATCTATGAGAGCTCTTTACTGCTTGTTATGATAATAGCAGCGATCATAGTCAGTGTGATACCGGCTATAAAGTCATACAAGAACTCGCTTCAAGACGGACTGATGGTGAAGATATGA
- a CDS encoding DUF3299 domain-containing protein: MIKRTLLLTLILLLSACSGEPSYELDDWSKLIDPNFDQAKIVSFYKQKVSKVKEGSKEERAIYAQMQKALKAAGNNKAVDGKTVKLSGYLVPIDIDGEMVNKFLFFPNAAACIHVPASPANQTIFVTTKKGKGVMMEDAYENITVWGTLKLQHTEVANGTASYVIDDAISKVRPRL; the protein is encoded by the coding sequence ATGATAAAAAGAACCCTGCTTCTAACTCTTATACTGTTACTCTCAGCATGTTCAGGTGAACCGAGCTATGAACTTGATGACTGGTCAAAACTCATCGATCCCAACTTCGACCAGGCGAAGATAGTCAGTTTTTACAAACAAAAAGTCTCAAAAGTAAAAGAGGGAAGCAAAGAGGAACGTGCCATCTATGCACAGATGCAAAAAGCACTTAAGGCAGCCGGCAACAACAAAGCCGTAGACGGTAAGACAGTAAAACTCTCAGGCTATTTAGTACCCATAGATATAGACGGAGAGATGGTAAACAAGTTTCTCTTTTTTCCAAATGCAGCTGCATGTATACATGTTCCGGCATCTCCGGCGAACCAGACTATCTTTGTAACGACGAAAAAGGGTAAAGGGGTGATGATGGAAGATGCGTATGAGAACATCACTGTTTGGGGGACGTTGAAGTTACAACATACAGAAGTCGCAAACGGGACTGCCTCATACGTCATAGATGACGCCATAAGCAAAGTCCGTCCGCGTCTTTAA
- a CDS encoding DEAD/DEAH box helicase yields MSFSTLGLGAPLLKAIQEQGYSEPTPIQKQAIPVILSKRDVLAGAQTGTGKTAGFTLPLLQMLSEKKVTDHRVRALILTPTRELAAQVGESVELYGKHLPFRSSIIFGGVNINSQIRQLKAGVDIVIATPGRLLDHANQKNIDLSKVEFLILDEADRMLDMGFIHDIKKILSILPKNRQNLLFSATFSDEIKRLADGLLNTPALIEVAKRNTTSQNVKQIIHPVDKERKKELLTHLITTEKWKQVLVFTRTKHGANKLTGQLEKDGITAAAIHGNKSQNARTKALADFKNGEVRVLVATDIAARGIDIDQLPHVVNFELPNIAEDYVHRIGRTGRAGNGGQAVSLVCVDEHEYLKSIEKLIKQEIPKHTFKEFTPDPFIKAEPIQQRGNSRNNNSRGNSNGRNKRASSSNRRGR; encoded by the coding sequence ATGTCATTTTCTACATTAGGTTTAGGGGCTCCTTTATTAAAAGCCATCCAAGAACAAGGGTATAGCGAGCCTACTCCTATACAAAAACAGGCGATTCCGGTCATCTTAAGTAAGCGCGACGTTCTCGCGGGTGCTCAGACAGGAACAGGCAAGACAGCAGGATTTACTCTGCCGTTACTTCAGATGTTATCTGAAAAAAAAGTCACTGACCACAGAGTGCGTGCACTTATCCTGACTCCGACACGTGAACTCGCGGCACAAGTCGGCGAAAGCGTTGAACTTTACGGGAAACATCTTCCTTTTAGATCAAGCATCATCTTCGGCGGTGTCAATATAAACTCACAGATCAGACAGCTTAAAGCAGGTGTGGATATAGTTATCGCTACACCGGGCCGTCTGCTTGACCATGCCAATCAAAAGAACATAGACCTCTCTAAAGTAGAGTTTTTGATCCTCGATGAAGCGGACAGAATGCTTGATATGGGTTTTATACACGATATCAAAAAGATACTCTCGATTTTGCCGAAAAACAGACAAAACCTTCTTTTCTCGGCTACATTCTCAGATGAGATAAAAAGATTGGCGGACGGACTTTTAAACACTCCTGCACTTATAGAAGTAGCAAAGAGAAATACGACGTCACAGAACGTAAAACAGATCATCCACCCTGTCGATAAAGAGAGAAAAAAAGAGCTGTTGACGCATCTTATCACGACAGAAAAATGGAAACAGGTCTTGGTCTTTACAAGAACAAAGCATGGTGCCAACAAGCTTACCGGTCAACTTGAAAAAGATGGCATCACAGCTGCAGCTATTCACGGTAATAAAAGCCAGAATGCAAGAACAAAAGCATTAGCCGACTTCAAAAACGGTGAAGTGCGTGTACTGGTCGCGACGGATATCGCAGCACGCGGGATAGATATAGACCAGCTCCCTCATGTCGTGAACTTCGAACTGCCAAATATCGCAGAGGACTATGTCCACCGTATAGGCAGGACTGGACGTGCAGGTAACGGCGGCCAGGCTGTATCACTTGTCTGTGTAGATGAGCATGAATATCTCAAAAGTATCGAAAAGCTGATAAAGCAGGAGATCCCAAAACACACATTTAAAGAGTTTACACCGGATCCTTTCATAAAAGCGGAACCGATACAGCAAAGAGGAAACTCTAGAAACAATAACTCTAGAGGCAACTCAAACGGAAGAAACAAAAGAGCTTCTTCTTCAAACAGAAGAGGCAGATAA
- a CDS encoding chloride channel protein, producing MKKHITEQTVIFFSVFKWLILSSATGIMIGYLMSLFLKTLQIAEKTQGTLPFAYYLTLPLGLMLTIWIIRTFDKNATGHGTEKVIEAVHKEDGYINAKVIPVKLVATVITIFSGGSVGKEGPGAQIGGGAASFVATLLKFSKKDRKKIVICGISAGFASVFGTPIAGAIFGIEVLIVGVIMYDVLLPSFISGFAAFTTAQFFGVKYPYYDINFYRSINLDLTLIGQVVIAGIFFGIVSDSFITTVNKTQSLISKIPYNRYLKAFVAGVIMVIVSLLMSDKYLGLGLNTINEALDPHLLIAGNIHWYDFIVKTFFTSITLGVGGSGGIITPIFYVGATSGVAIGNIMGDNVALFAALGFVSVLAGTTNTPIASIIMAVELFGTNMANYAALSVVIAFLITGHRSVFHSQKLAFKKADNINIEEGEDIEHTSISINMKDIDKIKHIRSRLRYKPFEWKVKSRPEDESKNE from the coding sequence TTGAAAAAACATATCACTGAACAGACCGTCATTTTTTTTAGTGTTTTTAAATGGTTGATTCTCTCCTCGGCGACAGGGATCATGATCGGCTATTTGATGTCTCTCTTTCTAAAAACTTTACAGATAGCGGAGAAGACGCAGGGGACGCTTCCTTTTGCTTACTACCTTACTCTTCCTTTAGGTCTTATGCTGACGATCTGGATCATCAGGACATTCGATAAAAATGCAACTGGTCACGGTACTGAGAAAGTCATTGAAGCCGTGCATAAAGAGGATGGATATATTAATGCCAAAGTGATACCTGTCAAGCTTGTCGCTACGGTCATTACGATTTTCTCAGGCGGTTCAGTAGGTAAAGAGGGGCCCGGTGCGCAGATAGGCGGGGGCGCTGCTTCTTTTGTGGCTACTCTTCTTAAATTCTCTAAAAAAGATAGGAAAAAGATCGTTATCTGCGGTATCAGTGCCGGATTTGCCTCGGTTTTCGGTACTCCGATCGCAGGTGCAATATTTGGGATCGAAGTCCTTATCGTCGGTGTTATCATGTATGATGTACTTTTACCGTCTTTTATTTCAGGATTTGCGGCTTTTACTACTGCTCAGTTCTTCGGCGTCAAGTACCCGTACTACGACATCAACTTTTACAGATCTATCAACCTTGATCTGACACTTATAGGGCAGGTCGTCATAGCAGGGATATTTTTCGGGATCGTTTCAGATAGTTTTATCACGACGGTAAATAAAACACAGTCATTAATAAGCAAGATACCTTACAACCGTTATTTAAAAGCTTTTGTCGCAGGTGTTATTATGGTCATCGTATCTTTGCTGATGTCCGATAAGTATCTGGGTCTTGGATTAAACACTATCAATGAAGCGCTTGATCCGCATCTGCTTATTGCTGGAAATATTCATTGGTATGATTTTATCGTGAAGACATTTTTTACCTCTATCACGCTCGGTGTCGGCGGAAGCGGCGGGATCATCACACCTATCTTTTATGTTGGGGCTACAAGCGGTGTCGCTATCGGAAATATTATGGGGGACAATGTCGCACTGTTTGCGGCTCTTGGATTTGTAAGTGTTCTTGCAGGGACGACAAACACGCCTATAGCATCTATCATCATGGCGGTCGAGCTTTTTGGTACCAATATGGCAAACTATGCGGCACTAAGCGTTGTCATCGCATTTTTGATCACAGGGCACAGAAGCGTATTCCACTCTCAAAAACTCGCGTTTAAAAAGGCGGACAACATAAACATCGAGGAGGGTGAAGATATAGAGCACACCTCCATAAGCATCAATATGAAAGATATAGACAAGATAAAGCATATCAGAAGCAGACTCCGTTACAAGCCTTTTGAGTGGAAAGTGAAGTCAAGACCCGAGGATGAGAGTAAAAACGAATAA
- a CDS encoding NAD(P)/FAD-dependent oxidoreductase yields the protein MNRYDVIVVGSGAAGMIAAIQAGRDGKKVLLLEKLSKLGSKLKATGGGRCNLTNTLNNEEFMAKFGRNGRFMQDALHLLDHNALIEFFNGIGVETHAPDGFRVFPVGHNSQTILTALEDELNRLHVDIKTSQKVTELLSEELHVSGVKTDTDIYHAPNVIIATGGLGYPTLGAEGDGYTLASSLGHKTTELFPAMMPLITKENWGTNCRADTLAKVELRVDIKKYKNLKAVGDLIFTKNGIRGPVVLDFAREITPILSKLGEVPIIANLTKGMNEDDILRHFKNEILKDPDANIEQNLLSILPSSVIRELCKLADVDPSMKFNKVEGKNRAELVKILASTPLTITGHEGFKMAMITRGGISLKEIDPRTMQSKLIKGLYFCGEVMDLDGPCGGYNLQWSFASGYLAGHLLD from the coding sequence ATGAATAGATATGATGTGATCGTTGTCGGTTCCGGAGCTGCGGGGATGATTGCTGCCATACAAGCAGGCAGAGACGGTAAAAAAGTCCTTCTTTTAGAGAAGCTCTCAAAACTCGGGAGTAAGCTAAAAGCTACGGGCGGCGGACGATGCAATCTTACAAACACACTTAATAACGAAGAGTTTATGGCAAAGTTTGGTCGTAACGGACGCTTTATGCAAGATGCTCTTCATCTTTTAGACCATAATGCACTTATAGAATTTTTTAACGGTATTGGCGTTGAGACTCATGCTCCTGATGGATTCAGAGTATTTCCCGTCGGACATAATTCACAGACCATACTCACTGCTTTGGAAGATGAATTAAACCGCTTACATGTAGATATAAAAACCTCGCAAAAAGTCACGGAACTACTAAGCGAAGAGTTACATGTAAGCGGTGTCAAAACCGACACTGATATCTACCATGCGCCAAACGTCATCATAGCAACAGGAGGGCTTGGTTACCCTACCCTTGGAGCTGAAGGTGACGGCTATACTCTTGCCTCGTCGCTCGGGCACAAGACGACTGAACTTTTTCCAGCTATGATGCCCCTCATAACGAAAGAAAACTGGGGTACAAACTGTAGAGCAGACACTCTTGCAAAGGTCGAACTGCGCGTTGATATTAAAAAATATAAAAACCTCAAAGCGGTAGGTGATCTTATCTTTACAAAGAACGGTATCAGAGGTCCTGTCGTACTCGATTTTGCACGTGAGATCACACCGATTTTGAGCAAACTCGGAGAGGTTCCCATCATCGCAAATCTGACAAAAGGGATGAATGAAGATGATATTCTCCGTCATTTTAAAAACGAAATTCTGAAAGACCCCGATGCAAATATAGAGCAAAATCTCTTGAGTATTTTGCCAAGTTCTGTCATACGTGAACTCTGCAAATTAGCAGATGTAGACCCATCCATGAAGTTTAACAAAGTGGAGGGAAAAAACCGCGCGGAACTTGTAAAGATACTCGCTTCTACTCCGCTCACTATTACAGGGCATGAAGGCTTCAAAATGGCGATGATAACAAGAGGCGGTATCAGTCTTAAAGAGATCGATCCCCGCACGATGCAGAGCAAGCTTATAAAGGGTCTGTACTTCTGCGGAGAGGTGATGGACCTAGACGGCCCATGCGGAGGCTATAACCTGCAGTGGTCGTTTGCAAGCGGTTACTTGGCAGGTCATCTTTTAGACTAA
- a CDS encoding AEC family transporter — MENFILILLCIVLGYAIQKFHIFSDDAAITLNQFVIYFSLPAMILLQIPKLTFSVELIIPIVIAWTVMALTALITFYVSRWFAFTKEVTGALMLVTVLTNSSFMGIPLISAYMGQKVLPYVLVYDQLGTFFALSIYGTFIVSYYSHKSEMSAKMIVVKVFTFPPFIALIIALCLMGVEFNDNITKVLSHMASTIIPVGLVAVGLQLKLRLTRDELKPFSTSLVIKLLLAPLIAIMAAKLFGWDNEAAQVAILEAGMAPMVTAGAMASMTGLAPKLSSAIVGYGILFSFLTTSLLYGFIA; from the coding sequence ATGGAAAACTTTATCCTCATCCTGCTGTGTATAGTTCTGGGCTATGCCATCCAAAAATTTCATATCTTTTCAGATGATGCAGCTATCACATTAAACCAGTTTGTCATCTATTTCTCGCTTCCCGCGATGATACTGTTGCAGATACCGAAACTGACATTCTCAGTAGAGCTTATCATCCCCATCGTCATAGCTTGGACGGTAATGGCACTTACTGCACTCATCACTTTTTACGTAAGCAGATGGTTCGCTTTTACTAAAGAGGTTACGGGTGCTTTGATGCTTGTAACGGTACTTACAAACTCCTCGTTTATGGGTATCCCGCTTATCAGTGCTTATATGGGACAGAAAGTCTTGCCTTATGTCTTGGTGTATGACCAGCTAGGAACATTCTTCGCACTTTCTATTTACGGTACTTTTATCGTCTCATACTATTCTCATAAAAGCGAGATGAGTGCAAAGATGATAGTTGTCAAAGTGTTTACTTTCCCGCCTTTTATAGCACTTATTATCGCCCTTTGTCTCATGGGCGTGGAGTTCAATGATAATATCACGAAGGTGCTTTCTCATATGGCAAGTACCATCATACCTGTAGGTCTTGTAGCGGTAGGTTTGCAACTAAAACTACGTCTCACGCGTGATGAGTTAAAGCCGTTTAGTACATCTCTTGTCATAAAGCTTCTATTGGCACCGCTTATCGCCATCATGGCTGCAAAACTCTTTGGCTGGGATAATGAGGCTGCACAAGTAGCTATTTTAGAGGCCGGAATGGCTCCGATGGTAACTGCCGGTGCGATGGCATCTATGACGGGGCTTGCACCAAAGCTCAGTTCAGCGATCGTGGGTTACGGCATACTTTTTTCGTTTTTAACCACAAGTCTGCTCTATGGATTTATAGCTTAG
- a CDS encoding TIGR02757 family protein — MSDIKRLLDAEVLKRDCDGEICLERLDPIIVAHRHNDEAVSLVCALFAYGNVKQIVKFLDSLDFSLLHSSDNEIKRALKKHYYRFQKSEDVIALFIALKRLKEQTSLEDVFKSGYSRENSVIDGINELIKTLNSLYPHSSKGYDFLLSRVTMKTKGTGALKRWMMYLRWMVRDDNIDMGLWSGVDTKDLIIPLDTHTFNVSRRLGLLTRKRYDLEAAVELTCKLKEFDAEDPLKYDFALYRIGQEKLF, encoded by the coding sequence ATGTCTGACATAAAAAGACTGCTTGATGCAGAGGTCTTAAAACGTGACTGTGATGGAGAGATCTGTCTAGAGAGACTTGATCCCATCATAGTCGCCCACCGTCATAATGACGAAGCCGTTTCGCTTGTCTGCGCTCTATTTGCCTACGGAAACGTAAAACAGATAGTGAAGTTTCTAGATTCTCTTGATTTTTCTCTTTTACATAGTAGCGATAATGAGATAAAAAGAGCTCTTAAAAAGCACTACTATCGTTTTCAAAAAAGTGAAGATGTCATAGCCCTTTTTATAGCGCTAAAACGTCTAAAAGAACAGACAAGTTTAGAAGATGTGTTTAAAAGCGGATACAGCAGAGAAAACAGTGTCATTGATGGGATAAACGAGCTTATAAAAACGCTGAATTCTCTTTATCCGCACTCATCAAAAGGGTATGATTTTCTGCTTTCCCGCGTCACGATGAAGACAAAGGGAACAGGGGCCCTAAAACGCTGGATGATGTATCTTCGCTGGATGGTAAGAGATGATAATATCGATATGGGACTTTGGAGCGGAGTGGACACAAAAGACCTTATCATCCCGCTTGATACACACACTTTTAATGTCTCTCGTAGACTTGGGCTCCTGACACGAAAGAGATACGATCTTGAGGCTGCCGTAGAGCTTACATGTAAGCTTAAAGAGTTTGATGCAGAAGATCCGCTCAAGTATGACTTTGCACTGTACCGCATAGGGCAGGAAAAACTTTTTTAA
- a CDS encoding RNA polymerase factor sigma-54, whose protein sequence is MATLRVSQSVETKNKLSNTLRNWLPILHSSLSELGEAMSPFVESNPVVEVSSGFEEDFESKIPRKIISSSVSNSRTEQIEALTIQSRSLYDVLDEQLEAPLFPTPISQKIAQFVVQNLDENGYYEGDSEAFCDENGISIDEFERVRRRFIHVEPVGIGAQNLSESFLFQLENSEISDNGYELAVKLIKNLQEMHTHSDNEHFEEAMRVIGSFKNPPAIEYLEDSTQVIPDLMIFFDEESGIEVKLNDAYYPTININTEYAVEHEFISQKIKEAKSLVDALDMRKATLYKVGLMIVEYQYEFFTGGNIMPLTLKTLADEFGHNPSTISRAIANKYIACDRGIYAMKEFFTTAIDEDVSNSAIKDYLLQIVKEESPKKPLSDMKLLEMIQEKFKVTMVRRTIAKYRKQLNIAGSSERKKLYHLNV, encoded by the coding sequence ATGGCAACTTTAAGAGTCAGTCAAAGTGTTGAGACCAAAAACAAACTCTCTAACACTCTGCGCAATTGGCTGCCGATACTGCACTCGAGTCTAAGCGAACTCGGTGAAGCGATGTCACCGTTTGTCGAGTCAAATCCTGTAGTCGAAGTCAGCTCCGGATTTGAAGAGGATTTTGAAAGTAAGATCCCAAGAAAGATAATCTCAAGTAGTGTTTCAAATTCTAGGACAGAGCAGATAGAAGCTCTGACGATCCAGTCAAGATCTTTATACGACGTCTTAGACGAACAGCTTGAAGCTCCGCTCTTTCCAACACCCATCTCTCAAAAAATCGCACAGTTTGTAGTACAAAACCTTGATGAAAACGGTTACTATGAGGGAGATAGTGAAGCATTCTGCGACGAAAACGGTATCTCTATAGATGAGTTTGAACGTGTAAGAAGAAGGTTTATTCATGTAGAACCGGTAGGCATCGGTGCGCAAAATCTTTCCGAATCTTTTCTCTTTCAACTTGAAAATTCAGAGATCAGTGATAATGGTTATGAATTGGCAGTCAAGCTGATAAAGAACCTCCAAGAGATGCATACCCATAGTGATAATGAGCATTTTGAAGAAGCTATGAGGGTTATAGGAAGCTTTAAAAATCCTCCTGCCATCGAGTACCTTGAAGATTCGACACAGGTCATCCCGGATCTGATGATCTTCTTTGATGAGGAAAGCGGTATAGAGGTAAAGCTAAACGATGCCTATTATCCGACCATAAACATCAACACGGAGTATGCAGTAGAACATGAGTTTATCTCACAGAAGATAAAAGAGGCAAAAAGTCTTGTCGATGCGCTTGATATGAGAAAAGCCACCCTGTACAAAGTAGGGCTGATGATAGTCGAGTATCAGTATGAGTTCTTTACCGGCGGAAACATCATGCCTTTGACACTTAAGACTTTGGCAGATGAGTTCGGGCACAACCCTTCGACCATTTCACGTGCTATAGCTAACAAATACATCGCCTGTGATCGCGGGATCTATGCTATGAAAGAGTTCTTTACCACTGCGATCGATGAGGATGTTTCAAACTCTGCTATTAAAGATTATCTGCTTCAGATAGTAAAAGAGGAATCCCCTAAAAAACCGCTTAGCGATATGAAGCTTTTAGAGATGATACAAGAGAAGTTCAAAGTCACGATGGTACGCCGTACTATCGCAAAATACAGAAAACAGCTCAATATCGCAGGCTCAAGTGAAAGAAAAAAACTTTACCACCTCAATGTCTGA